In one Sporomusa sphaeroides DSM 2875 genomic region, the following are encoded:
- a CDS encoding DUF669 domain-containing protein, translating into MISDERWVCPTNCPGLLNYGGECPDDLGPGEPCPNGIFIGQEPKKEGTNMSFKDIWDEAAGQEVKQFADDLPDGKYQAEVIKCEFGKTKDQTKDKVHWELKVIDGEQKGSHIWIDRAFYKNDNSEDNKKAVRRATDDFKYLGFTPTSANLENIMKGLVGQTVEIELKSGNNGQFKNLRRIVEKPVAQTQAATNQSAFGNDKFPEEEMPF; encoded by the coding sequence ATGATCAGCGATGAAAGATGGGTATGTCCAACAAACTGCCCAGGATTACTGAACTATGGGGGAGAATGTCCCGATGATTTAGGGCCAGGAGAACCCTGCCCAAACGGAATATTTATCGGCCAAGAGCCGAAGAAAGAAGGTACAAACATGAGTTTTAAAGATATTTGGGATGAAGCAGCAGGACAAGAGGTAAAGCAATTTGCCGATGATTTACCGGATGGTAAATATCAGGCTGAAGTAATAAAGTGCGAGTTTGGTAAAACCAAAGACCAAACGAAAGACAAGGTTCATTGGGAACTTAAGGTTATTGATGGTGAACAAAAAGGAAGTCATATCTGGATTGACCGAGCGTTTTATAAAAACGACAACAGCGAGGACAATAAAAAAGCTGTGCGTCGAGCTACTGATGACTTCAAATACTTAGGCTTTACTCCGACATCCGCCAATCTTGAAAACATTATGAAAGGGCTTGTTGGTCAAACCGTTGAGATCGAATTAAAGTCAGGCAATAACGGCCAATTTAAAAACCTGAGACGGATTGTTGAAAAGCCGGTAGCCCAGACACAGGCCGCAACTAATCAATCTGCGTTCGGCAACGACAAATTCCCCGAGGAAGAGATGCCGTTTTAG
- a CDS encoding PD-(D/E)XK nuclease-like domain-containing protein: MQLTAGNYHSQAANLHYMSVSQYKNWISCEAATLANLKGEYEPEDKTALLVGQYVHCWAEGPDALEKFICDHPEIISSKGPTKGELKSEYRHADEMIACLANDPKVMFYLQGRKEIILTAEMFGIPWKVKIDVDNPGLNYLLDLKTTKSITEHVWSDEIRKYVSFIEEWQYMIQVAVYSEVERIARGRDNWRDFYCIAVSKEKVPDHAIIDLTDHDRVQEELNKIRENMPRIIAVKAGKEPPVRCERCEYCRATKKVDKIIHYTELMPA, from the coding sequence ATGCAGTTAACCGCTGGAAATTACCATAGCCAAGCCGCGAACTTGCATTATATGTCTGTCAGCCAATATAAAAATTGGATCTCCTGCGAAGCCGCCACGCTAGCGAATCTGAAAGGCGAATATGAGCCCGAAGATAAAACAGCCCTGCTTGTAGGCCAATATGTGCACTGCTGGGCAGAGGGTCCGGATGCATTAGAAAAATTCATCTGTGACCATCCGGAGATTATTTCGTCAAAGGGCCCTACCAAGGGAGAATTAAAGTCCGAGTACCGGCATGCTGATGAAATGATTGCCTGCCTGGCTAATGATCCCAAAGTTATGTTTTACCTGCAGGGGCGCAAAGAAATTATCTTAACCGCCGAAATGTTCGGCATCCCATGGAAAGTAAAAATTGACGTTGATAATCCAGGATTAAATTACCTGCTGGACCTAAAAACAACTAAGTCAATCACCGAGCATGTCTGGTCCGATGAGATCAGAAAATATGTATCTTTTATTGAGGAATGGCAGTATATGATTCAGGTTGCTGTTTACTCCGAAGTTGAGAGAATTGCCCGAGGCCGGGACAATTGGCGAGACTTTTACTGCATCGCCGTGTCAAAGGAAAAGGTTCCTGACCATGCAATCATCGACCTGACGGATCATGACCGAGTGCAGGAGGAGTTAAATAAAATCCGGGAAAACATGCCGCGGATTATTGCGGTAAAGGCAGGCAAGGAACCGCCTGTCAGGTGCGAGCGGTGCGAGTACTGCCGGGCAACTAAGAAAGTCGATAAAATTATTCATTATACTGAGTTAATGCCTGCATGA